The following coding sequences lie in one Polynucleobacter necessarius genomic window:
- the metW gene encoding methionine biosynthesis protein MetW: MMSIHNKRADFSAIANWIAPNSQVLDLGCGDGSFLEFLQKQKPVRSYGVEIDDSRVLACVQKGLNVIQQDLEGGLALFEDNSFDTVVLSQTLQTIHQTEKILREVVRVGKESVISFPNFGHWSHRLAVGFGHMPVSKSLPYQWYNTPNVRVLTVADFERLASSLGLKVLDQCILHEGRQVTMMPNLFGSLALFRIRRA, encoded by the coding sequence ATGATGAGTATTCATAATAAGCGTGCCGATTTTTCTGCCATAGCGAATTGGATTGCACCCAATAGTCAGGTGCTGGATCTTGGTTGTGGCGATGGGAGTTTTCTGGAGTTTTTGCAGAAACAAAAACCAGTGCGTTCCTATGGTGTAGAAATTGATGATTCACGCGTACTTGCCTGCGTACAAAAAGGTCTGAATGTTATCCAGCAAGACTTAGAAGGTGGCCTAGCATTATTTGAAGACAATAGTTTTGATACTGTTGTGCTGTCTCAGACGCTTCAAACTATTCATCAAACTGAAAAGATATTGCGTGAGGTAGTGCGCGTAGGAAAAGAGTCGGTGATTTCTTTTCCAAATTTTGGGCATTGGTCACATCGGCTCGCTGTAGGCTTCGGTCATATGCCGGTTTCTAAGAGCTTGCCTTACCAGTGGTATAACACGCCAAATGTCCGTGTTTTGACAGTTGCCGATTTTGAGAGATTGGCTTCAAGCCTTGGTCTGAAAGTGCTCGATCAATGCATCCTGCATGAAGGTCGCCAAGTTACCATGATGCCAAACCTATTTGGCAGTCTCGCTTTATTCCGCATTCGACGTGCCTAA